A section of the Bacillus pumilus genome encodes:
- a CDS encoding DinB family protein — MSLLHDARQELWQELQGLNEEQLNQKLSDDTWSIQEVADHLKKMDLVAAKHLAAEGKKAPIKEYEPKPVEMAEDRSRKATAPSIVEPERKHVTPTHLKDELDTAREQLNQILSTFTEDDFKRVIAHPVFEELSLKQYLDFIGAHEKRHIHQIKEIKEQL, encoded by the coding sequence ATGAGTTTATTACATGATGCAAGACAAGAATTGTGGCAAGAGTTGCAAGGTTTGAACGAAGAACAATTGAATCAAAAATTATCTGATGATACTTGGAGTATTCAAGAGGTGGCAGATCATTTAAAAAAGATGGACCTCGTGGCAGCAAAACATCTAGCTGCTGAAGGAAAAAAAGCACCGATTAAAGAATATGAGCCAAAGCCGGTGGAAATGGCAGAGGATCGTTCTAGAAAAGCGACTGCGCCTAGTATTGTTGAACCTGAGCGCAAGCATGTGACACCTACACACCTAAAAGATGAGCTTGATACAGCACGTGAGCAGCTCAATCAAATTCTATCAACGTTTACTGAGGATGATTTCAAGCGTGTCATTGCACACCCTGTGTTTGAAGAATTATCTCTTAAGCAATATCTTGATTTTATCGGCGCACATGAAAAACGCCATATCCATCAAATCAAAGAAATTAAAGAACAGCTATAA
- a CDS encoding flotillin family protein: MPGTTILIIIGIVLVILIALIGVFVSKYRTAGPDEALIVTGSYLGSKNVHVDEGGNKIKIVRGGGTFVLPVFQQAEPLSLLSSKLDVSTPEVYTEQGVPVMADGTAIIKIGGSIEEIATAAEQFLGKTKEDRENEAREVLEGHLRSILGSMTVEEIYKNREKFSQEVQRVASQDLAKMGLVIVSFTIKDVRDKNGYLESLGKPRIAQVKRDADIATAEADKETRIKRAEADKDAKKSELERATEIAEAEKINELKRAEFRREQDTAKASADQAYDLETARNRQHVTEQEMQVKIIERQKQIELEEKEIQRRERQYDSEVKKKADADRYAVEQSAAAEKAKRLAEADAKKYSIEAMAKAEAEKVRIDGLAKAEADRAKGETEAEVIRLKGLAEAETKEKIAEAFEQYGQAAILDMIVKMLPEYAKQVSAPLSNIDKITVVDTGGNGEGSGANKVTGYATNLMSSLQESLKASSGIDVKEIIENFSGKGNVKQSIQELTNEIKQPRKKEIADTQIEE; the protein is encoded by the coding sequence ATGCCAGGAACAACTATTTTAATTATTATTGGAATTGTGCTTGTGATTTTAATTGCACTTATTGGTGTATTTGTTTCGAAATACCGGACAGCTGGTCCAGATGAAGCATTAATCGTCACAGGAAGTTACCTCGGAAGTAAAAATGTCCACGTCGATGAAGGTGGAAACAAGATTAAGATTGTAAGAGGTGGAGGTACCTTTGTACTCCCTGTTTTTCAACAAGCAGAGCCGCTCAGCTTACTATCTAGCAAGCTAGATGTTTCAACGCCTGAAGTCTATACTGAACAAGGTGTACCAGTCATGGCAGACGGAACGGCCATCATTAAAATTGGTGGATCGATTGAAGAAATTGCTACTGCTGCCGAGCAGTTTTTAGGTAAAACAAAAGAAGACCGCGAAAACGAAGCGAGAGAAGTACTAGAAGGACACCTTCGCTCCATTTTAGGGTCAATGACAGTTGAAGAGATTTATAAAAACAGAGAGAAATTTTCTCAAGAAGTACAGCGTGTCGCTTCTCAAGACTTAGCAAAAATGGGCCTCGTCATTGTATCGTTTACCATCAAAGATGTCCGTGATAAAAATGGCTATTTAGAATCACTAGGTAAACCAAGAATTGCCCAAGTGAAACGCGATGCAGATATTGCGACAGCAGAAGCAGATAAAGAAACACGTATCAAACGTGCAGAAGCAGATAAAGATGCGAAGAAATCTGAGCTTGAGCGTGCTACTGAAATCGCTGAAGCAGAAAAAATCAATGAGCTGAAAAGAGCAGAATTCAGACGTGAACAAGATACAGCAAAAGCAAGCGCCGACCAAGCGTACGATCTTGAAACAGCTCGTAATCGTCAGCACGTAACTGAACAAGAAATGCAAGTAAAGATCATTGAACGACAGAAGCAAATTGAATTAGAAGAAAAAGAGATTCAGCGTCGTGAGCGTCAATACGATTCTGAAGTGAAAAAGAAAGCAGATGCAGACCGTTATGCTGTTGAGCAGTCAGCTGCAGCGGAAAAAGCGAAACGCCTTGCAGAAGCGGATGCTAAGAAATACAGCATTGAAGCAATGGCAAAAGCAGAAGCTGAGAAAGTCCGAATTGACGGGCTTGCCAAAGCGGAAGCGGATCGTGCGAAAGGGGAAACTGAAGCAGAGGTCATTAGACTGAAAGGTCTTGCGGAAGCAGAAACGAAAGAGAAAATCGCTGAAGCATTTGAACAGTATGGTCAGGCAGCGATCCTTGATATGATCGTGAAAATGCTTCCTGAATATGCGAAGCAAGTATCTGCACCACTTTCTAATATTGATAAAATTACGGTTGTGGATACGGGAGGTAACGGAGAAGGTAGCGGAGCCAATAAAGTCACTGGCTATGCTACAAACCTCATGTCCAGTCTACAAGAAAGTCTGAAAGCATCCTCTGGAATTGATGTCAAAGAAATTATTGAGAACTTTTCCGGAAAAGGCAATGTGAAGCAAAGCATTCAGGAACTAACGAATGAAATCAAACAACCAAGAAAAAAAGAGATCGCTGATACTCAAATAGAAGAATAA